The Maylandia zebra isolate NMK-2024a linkage group LG7, Mzebra_GT3a, whole genome shotgun sequence genome contains a region encoding:
- the coro1cb gene encoding coronin-1C-A isoform X2: MMRRVVRQSKFRHVFGQAVRNDQCYDDIRVSRVTWDSSFCAVNPKFVAIIIEASGGGAFLVLPLQKTGRIDKAYPTVCGHTGPVLDIEWCPHNDHVIASSSEDCTVMVWQIPENGLESPLSEPVVVLEGHSKRVGIVSWHPTARNVLLSAGCDNQIIIWNVGTGEAMINLEDMHPDVIFSVSWSRNGSLLCTACKDKKVRVIDPRKKKIVAEKDKAHEGARPMRAIFLADGNIFTTGFSRMSERQLALWKTDSMDEPICVQEMDTSNGVLLPFYDPDTNIVYLCGKGDSSIRYFEITDEAPFVHYLNTFSTKEPQRGMGYMPKRGLDVNKCEIARFYKLHERKCEPIIMTVPRKSDLFQDDLYPDTAGPDPSLEAEEWFAGKNGGPILISLKDGYVSTKNRDLKVVKTNVLESKPATKVENVPTVQKHASPQSSVKMEDKLEEVLREFKSLRDRVILQDRRIARLEEQVAKVAM; this comes from the exons ATGATGCGGCGAGTTGTGCGACAGAGCAAGTTCCGTCACGTGTTCGGCCAGGCCGTGAGGAACGACCAGTGCTACGATGACATCCGCGTGTCCAGGGTCACGTGGGATAGCTCCTTCTGTGCCGTCAACCCCAAGTTTGTCGCCATCATCATAGAGGCCAGCGGGGGAGGTGCTTTTCTTGTACTTCCTCTCCAAAAG ACTGGCCGTATAGACAAGGCCTACCCGACAGTATGTGGTCACACAGGCCCAGTGTTGGACATCGAGTGGTGTCCTCATAATGACCATGTCATTGCTAGCAGCTCGGAGGACTGCACAGTCATG GTCTGGCAGATACCTGAGAACGGACTGGAATCTCCCCTTTCAGAGCCTGTGGTTGTGTTAGAGGGCCATTCTAAAAGGGTTGGCATTGTGTCTTGGCACCCCACCGCACGCAATGTTCTTCTCAGCGCAG GGTGTgacaatcagatcatcatctggAATGTGGGCACAGGAGAGGCTATGATAAACCTGGAGGACATGCACCCTGATGTTATCTTTAGTGTCAGCTGGAGCCGCAACGGCAGCCTGCTCTGCACCGCCTGCAAGGACAAGAAGGTCCGCGTCATTGACCCTCGTAAAAAAAAGATTGTGGCG GAGAAGGACAAAGCTCACGAGGGAGCTCGGCCAATGAGAGCAATCTTTTTAGCAGATGGAAACATTTTCACCACTGGATTCAGCCGCATGAGCGAGCGCCAGCTAGCCCTCTGGAAAACT GATAGCATGGATGAACCAATATGTGTTCAAGAGATGGACACCAGTAATGGAGTCCTGCTGCCCTTCTATGACCCCGACACCAACATAGTTTACCTGTGTGGAAAG GGTGACAGCAGCATTCGGTACTTTGAGATAACTGATGAGGCACCATTCGTTCACTACCTCAACACCTTTTCCACCAAGGAGCCCCAGAGGGGCATGGGGTACATGCCGAAAAGAGGTCTGGATGTCAACAAATGTGAAATAGCAAG GTTTTACAAATTACACGAGAGAAAATGCGAACCAATCATCATGACAGTCCCACGTAAG TCGGATCTGTTCCAGGACGACCTGTACCCAGACACGGCCGGCCCTGATCCCTCCCTGGAGGCGGAGGAGTGGTTTGCGGGCAAGAACGGTGGGCCCATCCTGATCTCACTGAAAGATGGCTACGTCTCCACAAAGAACCGGGACCTGAAAGTGGTCAAGACGAATGTTCTGGAGAGCAAGCCGGCCACAAAAGTGGAAAATGTCCCGACTGTCCAGAAGCACGCTTCTCCACAATCCTCAGTA aaaatggaagacaagCTGGAAGAGGTGCTCCGAGAGTTCAAGTCGCTCAGGGACCGCGTCATCCTTCAGGACCGTCGCATCGCCAGACTGGAAGAGCAGGTCGCAAAGGTCGCCATGTAA